A single genomic interval of Ignavibacteriota bacterium harbors:
- a CDS encoding succinate dehydrogenase cytochrome b subunit codes for MGTFSSIYNSSVGKKFVVGLTGLFLCSFLVVHLVGNFQLFKNDGGVAFDAYSHFMSTNPVIRTVEIVLVVGFLLHIFTSAYMWFKNREARPVKYKVNAAGENSTLASRTMFITGSIVFIFLVVHLRTFFVPTRFGGEEQMYALVKSAFQNPLYDLFYIVAIGLLGFHLRHGFQSAFQTFGIKHKKYAPYIEAASAIFWLLIPLGYISMPIYFYLNPF; via the coding sequence ATGGGTACATTTTCAAGCATCTATAATTCCTCCGTTGGCAAGAAGTTCGTTGTTGGCTTAACGGGACTTTTCCTCTGTTCTTTCCTTGTCGTTCACCTTGTCGGCAATTTCCAATTATTTAAAAACGATGGCGGCGTTGCGTTCGATGCCTATTCGCATTTCATGTCAACCAACCCGGTCATTCGTACGGTGGAAATTGTTCTTGTCGTCGGCTTCCTCCTTCACATCTTTACAAGCGCATATATGTGGTTTAAGAATCGTGAAGCACGGCCGGTGAAATACAAAGTGAACGCCGCAGGAGAAAATAGCACGTTAGCCTCACGAACAATGTTCATCACCGGTAGTATTGTTTTTATTTTTCTTGTTGTTCACCTTCGCACGTTTTTCGTCCCGACACGGTTCGGTGGCGAAGAACAAATGTATGCGTTGGTAAAATCCGCGTTTCAAAATCCGTTGTACGATTTGTTCTACATCGTCGCAATCGGTCTGCTCGGATTTCATTTACGGCACGGCTTCCAATCGGCATTTCAAACGTTCGGCATCAAGCATAAAAAATATGCGCCGTACATCGAAGCCGCAAGCGCAATCTTCTGGCTCTTGATTCCGCTCGGCTACATCTCCATGCCGATTTATTTTTATCTCAATCCTTTTTGA
- a CDS encoding antitoxin, whose amino-acid sequence MKKKDKSEEEIIDSFERDEWRSVSNLNTAKARFVKTARATILKKKRINLDIPEKDIVHLKAKSFEEGIPFEIFVSSILHKYANGKLVES is encoded by the coding sequence ATGAAAAAGAAAGATAAATCCGAAGAAGAAATTATTGACTCTTTTGAAAGAGATGAGTGGCGTTCAGTCAGTAATTTGAACACAGCGAAAGCACGGTTTGTCAAAACTGCTCGTGCGACAATCTTAAAAAAGAAACGTATCAACCTTGATATTCCTGAAAAAGATATTGTTCACTTAAAAGCCAAATCATTTGAAGAAGGAATACCATTTGAAATATTTGTATCAAGCATCTTACACAAATATGCAAATGGGAAACTTGTTGAAAGTTAA
- a CDS encoding BrnT family toxin → MKFFDWNEEKNEELKRTRNISFEIVVSQIEMGNVLDLLEHPNKDKYQHQRIIVIEYNEYAYLVPYVEDEEKIFLKTIIPSRKATKQYLKN, encoded by the coding sequence ATGAAATTTTTCGATTGGAACGAAGAAAAGAATGAAGAGTTGAAACGAACGAGAAATATTTCGTTTGAAATAGTTGTAAGTCAAATAGAAATGGGAAATGTTTTGGATTTGCTCGAACATCCGAATAAAGACAAATATCAACATCAACGGATAATTGTCATCGAGTATAACGAATATGCGTATTTAGTTCCCTACGTCGAAGATGAAGAAAAAATATTTTTGAAAACAATTATTCCGAGTAGAAAAGCAACTAAACAATACTTAAAAAACTGA
- a CDS encoding heme-binding domain-containing protein: protein MKSNIKSILKIIFFGLLSILVIIQFLPMGKNHTNPPVVNEPQWDSPQTRATFMRACADCHSNETQWPWYSNIAPVSWQIQDHVVEGREHLNVSEWGMRKYHEDDAVKEVEKGGMPLDNYLWLHSEAKLSEQEKVQFIQGLKATFGSEKEESEQTESEIEE from the coding sequence ATGAAGTCAAATATCAAATCAATTCTCAAAATCATTTTCTTCGGACTCCTCAGCATTCTCGTCATCATTCAGTTTCTGCCGATGGGAAAGAACCACACAAATCCTCCTGTTGTGAATGAACCGCAATGGGATAGTCCTCAAACACGGGCAACATTTATGAGAGCATGTGCCGATTGCCACAGCAACGAAACGCAATGGCCCTGGTACAGTAACATCGCACCCGTCTCATGGCAGATTCAGGACCATGTTGTTGAAGGACGTGAGCATCTCAATGTTTCCGAATGGGGAATGAGAAAATATCACGAAGATGACGCGGTGAAAGAAGTTGAAAAAGGTGGAATGCCGTTGGATAATTATCTCTGGCTTCACTCCGAAGCGAAGTTGTCCGAACAGGAAAAAGTACAATTCATTCAAGGATTGAAAGCAACGTTCGGCTCGGAGAAAGAAGAATCAGAGCAGACAGAAAGTGAAATCGAAGAATAA
- a CDS encoding DUF1573 domain-containing protein — MMKKIVFFVLILVATELLPSLLFSQAKIEVVGGTNFDFGEVSTGNIVKRTVTLKNIGTDTLNVDEVSTSCGCTATLLSKNRIPPKGNGTLEISFDSKKFSGKVEKAVTFETNDPEHNKVRIIFTANVSKVLEMTPDHLVFNVVKLDTSNIEEITLSNVGDKPIRITNITSNSTEITFELAQKEIGPGAQGIIKCNLQPTVTGIKKGEIHISTDNAKVPELVVKYFALAKEKNAPKLIKP, encoded by the coding sequence AGCGACGGAATTACTTCCGTCGCTTCTCTTTTCTCAGGCAAAGATTGAAGTGGTCGGAGGAACCAATTTCGATTTCGGTGAAGTGAGCACCGGCAATATTGTCAAGAGAACAGTTACACTGAAAAATATCGGTACGGATACGTTGAACGTTGATGAAGTCAGTACATCGTGCGGCTGTACCGCAACCCTCCTTTCCAAAAACAGAATTCCACCAAAAGGAAACGGTACTCTCGAAATCAGTTTCGATTCGAAAAAGTTTTCTGGCAAGGTAGAAAAAGCGGTCACGTTTGAAACAAATGACCCGGAACATAACAAAGTGCGGATTATCTTCACTGCAAATGTCAGCAAAGTTCTGGAAATGACTCCCGACCACCTCGTTTTCAACGTTGTAAAACTCGATACTTCAAATATCGAAGAAATTACGTTATCAAATGTTGGTGATAAACCCATTCGCATTACAAACATTACATCCAACTCGACTGAGATAACTTTCGAACTCGCTCAAAAGGAAATCGGACCGGGGGCGCAAGGTATTATTAAATGCAATCTGCAACCGACGGTAACGGGAATTAAAAAGGGAGAAATCCATATTTCTACTGATAATGCAAAAGTTCCTGAACTGGTTGTGAAATATTTCGCACTTGCAAAAGAAAAGAATGCACCGAAACTAATCAAACCATAA